ACTGAGGGAGGAGATGGTAtcttttgcttctcttccccATTATTGGGCCTTACCGTATCTTGTACCTCCACAGCAATCCCACACTGACGCATTAACTTCAGGATAGCGGGGTCCAACCTCTCCACCTTGCTTCCCGTCCCCAGGACCAGGATTTCTAGGATAGCCAACAGATGAAACCACAGAAAGCGATTAGAACGGACACCAATTCAACCTTCCTCCTGAGCATTCTTCAGTGGTATTGTGGCAAGCAGGCAATAGAGGTTGTCATTAATGTGCCTAATTGTTGCCAATGTGCCTTATTAGAAAGTCACATTTCTCTGTGCCTTACTTGCCTTGCTTTAGTGCTGATGTTTGCAATATATTTTAGCTGTGTTTGCAGTTTGCAATTTGTTAGAAGGAATGTTCTGGGCATCATAGTCACAAGACAAGACGTTTGTACAACAGGATGTCAGGATGTTCTACAGTCGCCCAGCAGGATGTCTGATAAGAAAGGGGATTTTTTTGCTTTATTAACACTTACCATCGTACCTAGGAAGTGCCTTAtatggcttcctgtttccggcagtgggaaatggctgactcccatacgataGGACCCCaaccgtgccagtaattcagggctgatttgGGGGTAAGGACttcagtaattcagggctgatttgGGGGTAGGACTTCAAGGCTtgaacttcaaagagattctcgtCGTGGTGTTTGGATTAAGGAGGTATCGTACGATCTTTTTTTCTTCACAATACTTACAATTGGTTTTTCTGcaaagcctcattaagaaacctaatttattttgaggagtaCAGATGGATTATTTATAATTGGATATTCAACTGCGCGGCCTTATTTggcttgaaagacttgataaagaaaggaagaaacaagatggcgctcattaatgacgcagcacagaaaaatgcgAGTTCCTCCGTTTCGAAGGAAGAGGAGATGCTTGTTGGCTGATTTTGTAGTGATTTGAGACAATAATGTGGGATAACATGCAGAGCAGCTGTTTGCAGAGTTTCTTCATTAAGTGCAAGAGAGAAGGCtgaatggatgtctagcagcccctcTCCTAGGGCCCAGGAGGGGGGAATGTGTGGTCTCCAAAAGCCAATTGATAGTCAAATGTTTtacatctgtggaatacagtttacTTATAGTACAAGATCCAAAAAGTATGCCTTTCATCAAGCTTGGATAACAGCCTGGATGGGAGTAACTTAACTTAATAACACGGGAGTTGCTGCACCATTAAATCTTAAATGaggacttggacaacagcctggattggaagtGGAATGAGGTCAGGAGGGGCTGCGCTGGtaaatagacagttggaaaaataataaagctGTACTTGATGGATGTAAGGATATATGACttttgacatgattgagaatcacaaAGCCAGGGGCGGAGAACTTTAAAGTGGTaaaatcggaatgtggaaaataggagaacggcaagaagaagcaggaacaagACATGAGAATGCTATTCAGGAgatccagactatgggaagctcggggaaaaaataataatgaataatttggactacaatttggctcctttttttAGTTTGTTGTTTTCAATTGGAATAGGcttatatgttaattggctgtttgtattggaaaactaataaaaatgatttttttaaaaaaaggaagtgccTTATATTGATATATAACAGAAATGCTAAGCTTTGGCAAGAAAAAGGAGAAGTAATCTTATAAGGACAAAGCCAGGGTTGTGTCCAAGCTTATTGGCTTAACTTTGCTGCAGTATATGAATATGTAATGCCTAATGCTGCCTGAAAAGTGTATATAAATCCAGAGCACTGATGCCCCATGCTCAGCCTTGCGAAATTATTCCGCTGTGCTTATTGCTGCCAGCAATAAACTTATTTTCTATTTCTCCAATGACTGAGTCTGTGGTCCTTGAGAAGCCTTCCTGCCATAGGCCTCGGGGCCTGAGCCTACAGTATGGGCTCTGAGAGGCAAAGATGATCCATTGTGACTGGCATGCCAGCGGACAGCTGCATCATTTGGCTCTGATGAGCTGCTAGGAAATCTATTTGCCGTCtcaattccatttcccccctttttaaaaaacaatttccctGAAATGATTTAATGCCGTTTTTTCCCCCTAGTAATGAAAGCCAACaccaaacacttaaaaaaaataattattatacaAGTCAAAGCAGCAAGATGCTCTCAGCTTCTTAGAGAGGGGTGGGAAATTCCGTTTGCCACTCTTAAGTTTAATTTCATCATTTAATAAAAACACGATGGGTTTTTCCCCCCAGTGAAGTTGTCCCATTAtcgcagcaaaggaagaatggatacaaaaacttagggaatatgcagaaatggcagaataagaaatcaagataacaaacttctttttataaaagaatggaaatggtttgttgaatatttacacataaattgtaaacagataaaaacactggcaggattattgttaTAACCTGCAgctatataagtgtgtgtgtgtgtgtgtgtgtgtgtgtcatatataTCATCTacgataaataaatgagcaagttaagttaatttagatatgcagaaggtaataaaaataaatttaaggaaacgcagaagggggggaaaggaagtcaagttttaaaatgttaaaatgaatgtaaaatcagtgaaatgtgtatatctgaaaagtataaatgaaatttgaaaaaaaagtCCCATTAGTGCAAGGGCTTCCATTTGTGCAATGAAACTTCATTTtcctgcacaatgggacttcctctccctTGCAGGAGTCCTGCCATCTCTCCTGGGGCTTCCCAGGGGTCTACTGCTCAAGGCAAGTCAGGCAGACTGTGTACATCGCCTGGGAACCCAAGGCAAGTTGCTCTTCAGAGGAAGAGCAGGCAACAAGCTTGAAGCATGTTTTGGGGCAATATCCAGGTGTAAAACTGGATGATTACAACCAGGTTGCTCACAAACCGTCGTCCCAGCGATTTGCTTCCTTCCCATCCCTACAAGAGCACAGTAAGTGGGGGTTGGCTGACCTGCGGCCATCTAGATATTGCTGGATCAGAAGAACTcccccctcagccccagccagcatagctaaaAGTCGGGGATGATCGGATATAAAATCCAACAACATTGGCAGGTTCCAGAGGTTCTCCATGCCAGTCGTAAGGGAAATTCGAGCACTTATACCTATTCGAGGCTCCAGCAGGCGGAACAAGACGAGGCTTTCAGCAGTGATGTCCTTATGTGTGCCAACCtggaaaggaaggagaggaaaggacGGGAGAAAAAGAGGAAGTCCTGTAATTACTTTATAAGAGGAAAAATACACTACACAGCTCAGGATGTGGTTGTGACATCAATGATCTAACAAAGGATCTCAAGACTTGGAAAGATGTCTTCCAAGGTTGACAGCCCTGGGCTGGGTCTGCAGATAAGGGAACCTCCTTCCTAGCACCACGGCCCGCATTTCCAAGCATCGGGGTGGATGTTGACTTGAGGAATCgaaagaccccaccccacccccaaactcacgTTCCACTGTAGGATGGCTCGTGGCAAGACTGCGCAAGGCCCCACCACCTTGTTGCTGCTGACGGTGAATCCTCGTTCATTGTAGCCTTCTATGAACATCATGTCTTCGGATTCCTTCTCCAAGCGCTGGATGGTGGTCTTCTGGTAGAGCTCGTCATCTGAAGGTGTCAGGCGGTGGCCTCGCTGGGGTGGCCTGGAGGTGGAGGTATGGAGAAGGCGGCACTTGGAAACTGTTTCTAAATCACGGGATCACTAAATCACAGGATCACTGCTCAGGATCACTGCTGGGAGGAGGCGAGAGCTCAGAGGGTACACCTCCTGTGCGATATAAGGGTtaagctctctctcttccctcccgcTGTCtctcgttttcttttcttttttgtttcccctTTTCCTCTTTATTTGGATTAGTTTGGTTTTCCTTGCACGctgaaaagtttcaataaaattatatgtttccgagcacaattcaaagtgttggcgttgtcttttaaaagccttaaacggcctcagccctgttTAAGTGCATCTCCACCcttatcattcagcctggacactgaggtccagctccgagggtcttctagcagttccctcactgcgagaagtgaagctacagggaatcgggcaagagggccttcttggcaatGGTGCCTTctatgtggaacaccctccagtcagatgccaaggaggtaaagaaatacacaacttttagaagacacctgtatCGGGAAGATTTAAACGTTTGacgttctattatgtttttatatatattggaagccacccagagtggctggggctaaCCAAAAGTCAGTtgctaaatgttttaaatgtagtAAAGTCAGTTGCTGAATGTTTTGGGCCCCTTCCCACGTTTTTATTTACGGTACTTGAAAAGCATATACCCCACCTTATTTCAAGAAGGGAACTCAAGAAGGCTTACAGAACACAAGATCATAACAATACAGAAGTCATCCCATTTCAAAAGCTTGGTtaaaagcagctgctttgcagaaATATTCCTGTTCTTGCTCTTGGCTTCCAAACATAGCACTCATGGGTATGCTTGAGCTGGACACAGCAACTCAGTGGTTTCAGAAATTAATCGTGCAGATTAAAAATATACTCTGCACGTACTTAAGGGcacatcatcatcgtcatcatcattattattaaacataAGCTAGACCAAGCTCAGgcagcctgatgggagttgtagtccaaaacatctggaaaggctAGGATGAATATAAAACGGAAAAATAGTtcaaagaggtgtgggatatggctattaatgataaatcaaTGTGTGCTAtcaaggtaagatggggaataggGAGGAGAAATTactttgaggagatatggaaggaaTTTATAGTATTTGTATTGCTAAAaaggaaaggggtcaaaccatcacaagaggtgttgaaattttgggaagtTGGGTGGAGTGGTCtgaagggtgggagtggggtgcacacttttatttattataattactttgtttaaaattaaaacaaaacatccGGAAGTCACCAGGGTGGTGAAAGTGCAGAACGGGCAAAAGGtcccagccaatggtcagagatggtgacCGCTGCGTCCCAAGACACCCCACTTCAAGGCTCACTAACATAAAACATTAAGAAGTAGGGCTTGCTTCCTTGCTCAGTTTTTTCTTACTGGCAGGAAAGCGGTGCAGTTAAAAGCTTCACGCCAGGCGGAAACTCAGCAGCTTtagttcccccctgccccccacccgaAGATGCTGTGAAGGGATAGGCTTGACCAGTTGGATTTCTTTCTGCTTGGCACGAAACCCAAGTCACGGCGAAGGAGGCGGGCAGCCCCGAACCACAGGTCACGGTCATAGGTGTAGATCCCGCTTGCCGTTGCAGCTTACCTGCTGAGATAGACGGGCCTCGCAGCAGTAGCGAGCCTCCAGCCCAGCGCTGGCCCAAGCAGCCTGAGCGGAGCCATtcgtggaggaggaagaagcggcGCAAACCGCGGCGCCCTTTGCAAAGCAAGAAAGCGCGCGCCTGACCCAGAGCGACGCCAGCGGAACTCCGGCAAGCGGACCCAGAAGAGGAGGAGCCGGAGGTTGCCtggtgggaaggaagggagggagagagagcacagCCGGTGATATAAAACTGCGCTGCGGAAAATCGCCACTAGATGGTGACAAGTGTATACagtaatgttgtttagtcgttcagtcgtgtccgacttttcgtgactccatggaccatagcacgccaggcactcctgtcttgcactgcctcccgcagtttggtcatgttggtggcttctatgacactgtccaaccgtctcgtcctctgtcgtccccttctcctagtgccctccatctttcccaacatcttttccatcttttccagggagtcttctcttctcatgaggtggccaaactattggagcctcagcttcaggatctgtccttccagtgagcactcagggctgatttccttcaggatggataggtttgatcttcttgcagtccatgggactctcaagagtctcctccaacaccataattcaaaagcatcaatccttaggcgatcagccttcttcatggtccagctctcacttccatacatcactactgtactggggaaaaccatagctttaactatacagtatggacctttgttggcaaggtgatgtctctgctttttaatatgctgtctagatttgtcattgcttttctctcaagaatcaggcgtcttttaatttcgtgactgctgtcaccatctgcagtgatcaaggagcccaagaaagtaaaatctctcactgcctccatttcttccccttctatttgccagaaggtgatgggaccagaaGTATAATAGGCTcacaatttttttcctttccaggtGGGAGGATCAATGAACAGGAGGCATCATGCAACctctgttgggcaaaagattcctggattgcagcgggttggtctagatgacccgagggaccccttccaactctacaattctatgatgccacAGTCTTTGCGAGCGAGTTGATAGTCACTTTATTAGACAGAAACCACACTCCTATGCAGATATAAGGCCCatggggtttactctgagtaagggGTTTCGGCTTTACCATACATAAAAATTGTCTTCTCttcgttttttattttattttagttgagattcctgtatttcagggggttgggctggatgagccTTGCGGCCCCTTCCATctccatgattctatggtttaGTCTTTGAGGGTTCAAGTCTGCATTACAAGCCAAAGCATGGCGCATCTAAGAAAAACCAGCTTTCTGTTTCATCCCTATAAAATAGAGGAGGAGACCTAGGGACCTTCTAATCCTGGACTCCAACGCCTATCACATATGACCATGCTGACAGGCGGCTGGTTTTATTTTGCACTACTACTTAAAACCAATTGTATGCTGCCTTCCGTTCCAAATAACGCCCGAGGCGCTTCacaaaacaataaagcaacatgAAATATGACAATAGAAACAGTCTGCAAAGCCCCCGACAAACTGCTGGTTTGCCAGGAACCTTCAAAGCGCTGCAGGAATTGGCGCTGAgcagaatcacacacaccccttcacgtATGAAGGGAGAGGAAACTCTTTCGGGAGCTCTGTGGGTGCACCCAAACTCAGCACTAAAAAGGAAGCGGAGaagtctctctccttccctttaaAGCCCCATCTTGCTGCGATCTTAGAGATGGAGACTCCCCAAGGCTTTGGTGAGTTTCCCCGCTTGTAAGATTGCAACAAGATAAAGCATAACGAGGGAGGTGGGAATCTTAAACCCAATCTTGGTGTGGTCTGTGAAGACTTCCAAATGCTCTCAAAGGTCTTTGGGAGTTTCAGTCTCCTCACCCTCACTTTAGAATTACAGCGGAACtggcttctccccctcttccctaaTAAGTCTGATGGGATGTTGACCACCTGTCACATTTGGTCTGTGATGGAGATCCTGATCAGGAAGTGGTACTTAAGAGTCAGAAAGGTTCCTCTTGCCTGCTCTATGTATGCCCACCTAGTCAGTCTAGCTAAGGAGAGGCAGTCTGGATGTGCATGTTTTTTTATGtttcagtccagtatacctgaaggagcatctccacccccatcgttctgcccggacactgagatccagcgccgggggccttctggcagttccctcactgcgagaagctgagttacagggaaccaagcagagggccttctcggtagtggcacacgtcctgtggaacgccctctcaccaggtgtcaaagaggaaaacaactaccagacttttaggagacatctgaaggcagccctgtttagggaagcttttaatgtttaatagattattgtattttaatgttctgttggaagccgcccagagtggctggggaagcccagccagatgggtggggtataaataaataaattattattattattattattattattattattattattattattatcatgcatCTGAGAGGACGTTGGGAGGCGTTTCTACTGCTCATGCTTCAAGAAAAAGTGGGGCATAGTGGAGAAATACAAATTCTACACTTTCCTAAAACATACCAAAGTTGAAGTCTACTGATAATTAGCCCAAATATATCAAGACATATATTATGTTTCTGTTAAAAGCAATAGCTTGTTTGACTTGCCTTTCAGATTGTGAACTTCTGGGGAGCAGGGACCCATCTCTTTTTGTGAAACTTTCTAATATCCCCTACATTGATTGCATAATAGGCATAATAATTATGAAACTCTCAGGAagaatcagaatcatagagttggaagggacccagagggtcatctagtccaacccccggcaatgtcggaatctcagttaaagcatccatggcagatgtccACCCATCCTCTGCTTATTATTGCAATCCTAAAAGAGGTTCAAATGATATACATGAAAACACATTTGGGGTAGCGTCCAACCACACTTTCTTAATGCTAAGAAACTCAAAGAAGAGAATAAAGTTAAACTAcgtagattttttttatttgggtgGAGTATGTGTTTTGTGACCAATGTAACACGCACAACCGATCTTGCTCCTAGCATAAAATTAATTGTCAGTTCAGCGAATGAGAAAGCAGAACTACCAATACAATGAAGGGTCATTAACCTATTGTCTGTTTTCTTGGAGAGGTCTTTATCTGAATTTTAGGGAGGTGGAATAGAGATGTTCTGAGTTATCTTGCATGTGATGCTTCTGGTTGTTTTACTCACATGTAAAATGCCATTTTGAAAAACAGATCATTAAACTTGGGGAAATTAtctttaaaattatattaaatttaATGAGCTATTTGACACTGAAGGTATCTAaacaaaggttgggtggccattctGCCAGAGATCATTTAGCTGTGATTTTTGggatccttcccaactctacaattctatggttccatatactgtacagtatatgtgaaGATGAAAAATGTCTCTCtaggtttgatgttttaatggaaTCACCTGCCGCACAAGCAAACAGGACTCTGGCTATTAATTTGACACATTTTGGGTTATATTTGGCTTGGTGCCTTTGATTAATGGCAAGACGCACGTAGCCACACACTCACAGAGTCTGTTCTTAGCCCTAGGGTGGCAAAAGGATGCCATTCCCTTGCGGTTTGGCAAATATGATCCTGCCCATCTGCCACTGGGCAGGGTGGGGAAATCTGCTGGTATCTCACCAATTAACATGCAGGTGCTTGTGGAAATACCCCAATGTCCCCAAAGACCGGTGTTTTCCAGCCATTCTGGCTCAagttggaaggaggggagggaaaacagGTGCCAAAGGGTATGTTTCGAGGGGCAGGGGAGGTGCCAGGTATCAGCAAAGGGGAGGGGTGGGCAAGAAATTCAAGCCCGTGAACTTGCATGTGTCCCGGAGACAAGACAGAGCCCCTCACCAGAGCCAATTCCTCCTAaagccttccccctcccacctgaATCTATGTCTGTTCCGACTCTGAAACCCACCTGTGTGTGATCTCGTGTTTGCGGGGACGTTCCTAGCATCAGAAGATCAAAACAGGGAGAAACAACTGAAGGTTCGAGGGCCAACTGCAATCTCTCTTTGACCCCAATGATGCTTCCTGCTTGCCCTTACCCCCCCAGCCAGTAGCCACAATGATTTGTCAGAACTGCTGAATTTGTTTTTTTGGTAATACTAAAACACAAACAGCTGTAAG
Above is a window of Zootoca vivipara chromosome 2, rZooViv1.1, whole genome shotgun sequence DNA encoding:
- the NDUFAF3 gene encoding NADH dehydrogenase [ubiquinone] 1 alpha subcomplex assembly factor 3, which translates into the protein MAPLRLLGPALGWRLATAARPVYLSRPPQRGHRLTPSDDELYQKTTIQRLEKESEDMMFIEGYNERGFTVSSNKVVGPCAVLPRAILQWNVGTHKDITAESLVLFRLLEPRIEILVLGTGSKVERLDPAILKLMRQCGIAVEVQDTPNACATFNFLTSERRMTAAGLIPPPGVTRG